From a single Flavobacterium sp. genomic region:
- a CDS encoding DNA gyrase/topoisomerase IV subunit A, which translates to MKDEEEDNIIPNEDENFDNQDQSTNEEGFDDIRVSTGHHFYENNENPEDTITKVTGMYKDWFLDYASYVILERAVPAIEDGFKPVQRRIMHSMKELDDGRYNKVANIVGHTMQYHPHGDASIGDAMVQIGQKDLIIDMQGNWGNILTGDSAAASRYIEARISKFGHDVLYSPKITEWGMSYDGRRAEPINLPVKFPLLLAQGAEGIAVGLSTKVLPHNFNELIDSSIKILKGKPFTLFPDFPTAGIADVSNYNDGLRGGRVRVRAKIGQLDKQTLVITQIPFSTNTSTLIDSILKANEKGKIKIKKIEDNTAAEVEILIHLPAGVSPDKTIDALYAFTACETSVAPLGCVIANHKPLFIGVSDMLKISTNRTVDLLKRELEIQLDELENKWHFSTLEKIFIREEMYIDFKLYSDRESLYKYMYDRFEPFLKSFVRDISDDDLQKLTQIPMIRITRFDSDKADEAISKLEAEMEQVKYHLDHIIDYTIDFFQKLKDKYGKGRERQTELRSFDNIEATKVVLRNTKLYVNKEEGFFGTGLKKDEYVADCSDIDDVIVFLRDGKMMVAKVDDKKFVGKDIIHIAVFDKNDKRTIYNMMYRDGKNGSTFIKRFNVSGVTRDKFYDLTQEKPGSMVSYFSANPNGEAEVVTILLRQVGSVKKLKWDVDFSDIAIKGRASRGNTVTKYPIKKIELKEKGISTLRPRKVWFDDTVQRLNVDGRGELLGEFRPNDRLLIVNQSGKLKTIIPELTTHFEEDMIVLEKWNSNKPVSCIYYCGEKDRYFVKRFLVENENKEEIFITEHEKSQLEIVSTDWRPVAEVIFAKVKGVQKENQVVDLEQFIAVKGIKALGNQLTTDKIKQVNLLDPLPYEEVLDEPEIATDEISEEGNDIQDFNIELDDDGQITLSLE; encoded by the coding sequence ATGAAAGACGAAGAAGAAGATAACATCATTCCAAACGAAGACGAAAATTTCGATAATCAAGACCAATCCACAAACGAGGAAGGTTTTGACGATATTCGTGTTTCTACAGGACATCATTTTTACGAAAACAACGAAAACCCAGAAGACACCATTACCAAAGTTACAGGAATGTACAAAGATTGGTTTTTGGACTATGCTTCGTATGTAATTCTAGAACGTGCAGTTCCAGCGATTGAAGACGGTTTTAAACCGGTGCAACGTCGTATTATGCACTCCATGAAAGAGTTAGATGATGGTCGTTACAATAAAGTAGCCAATATCGTTGGGCACACCATGCAGTATCACCCTCACGGAGATGCAAGTATTGGTGACGCCATGGTGCAAATTGGTCAAAAAGACCTAATCATCGACATGCAAGGAAACTGGGGAAATATCTTAACAGGAGATAGTGCCGCTGCTTCCCGATACATCGAAGCCCGAATTTCAAAATTTGGTCACGATGTGTTGTATTCGCCAAAAATCACCGAATGGGGAATGTCATACGATGGTCGTCGTGCCGAACCGATTAATCTTCCGGTGAAGTTTCCTTTGTTGTTAGCACAAGGTGCAGAAGGTATTGCCGTAGGTTTATCGACCAAAGTGTTACCACACAATTTTAACGAATTAATAGATTCTTCTATCAAAATATTAAAAGGGAAACCTTTTACCTTATTTCCCGATTTTCCAACCGCAGGTATTGCTGATGTTTCCAATTATAATGATGGATTGCGTGGCGGTCGTGTGCGTGTGCGTGCAAAAATTGGGCAGTTAGACAAACAAACGTTGGTGATTACCCAAATTCCGTTTTCAACCAATACGTCAACATTGATTGATAGTATTTTGAAAGCCAACGAAAAAGGGAAAATCAAAATTAAGAAAATTGAAGACAACACGGCGGCTGAGGTTGAAATTTTAATTCATTTGCCAGCTGGTGTTTCTCCAGATAAAACTATTGATGCATTGTATGCGTTCACGGCTTGCGAAACTTCGGTAGCGCCTTTAGGTTGTGTGATTGCAAATCATAAGCCATTGTTTATTGGAGTTTCTGATATGTTGAAAATTTCGACCAATAGAACGGTTGATTTACTGAAACGCGAATTGGAAATTCAGTTAGACGAATTAGAAAATAAATGGCATTTCTCTACGTTAGAAAAGATTTTCATTCGTGAAGAAATGTATATTGACTTCAAATTGTATTCCGACAGAGAATCGTTGTACAAATATATGTATGATCGATTTGAGCCGTTTTTAAAATCATTTGTTCGGGATATTAGCGACGATGATTTGCAAAAATTGACGCAAATCCCAATGATTCGTATAACACGTTTCGACTCGGATAAAGCCGATGAAGCGATTTCGAAATTGGAAGCCGAAATGGAACAAGTGAAATATCATTTGGATCATATTATTGATTATACGATTGATTTCTTCCAAAAACTAAAAGACAAATACGGAAAAGGGCGCGAACGCCAAACCGAATTAAGAAGTTTTGATAATATTGAAGCAACGAAAGTAGTTTTGAGAAACACAAAACTATATGTGAACAAAGAAGAAGGTTTCTTTGGAACCGGTTTAAAGAAAGACGAATATGTTGCCGATTGTTCGGACATCGATGATGTAATTGTATTCCTTCGTGATGGAAAAATGATGGTAGCGAAAGTAGATGATAAAAAATTCGTTGGAAAAGACATTATTCACATCGCTGTTTTTGATAAAAACGACAAACGAACGATTTACAACATGATGTATCGTGATGGTAAAAATGGTTCCACTTTTATCAAACGTTTCAATGTTTCGGGTGTAACTCGTGATAAGTTTTATGATTTAACTCAAGAAAAACCAGGTTCAATGGTGTCTTATTTCTCTGCCAATCCAAATGGAGAAGCCGAAGTGGTTACGATTTTATTACGCCAAGTAGGAAGCGTGAAAAAACTGAAATGGGATGTTGATTTCTCGGACATTGCTATCAAAGGAAGAGCTTCTCGTGGTAACACGGTGACCAAATATCCAATCAAAAAAATCGAGTTAAAAGAGAAAGGAATTTCAACTTTGCGTCCAAGAAAAGTTTGGTTTGATGATACCGTACAACGCTTAAATGTCGATGGAAGAGGTGAGTTGTTAGGAGAATTCCGTCCAAATGATCGTTTGTTGATTGTGAACCAATCCGGAAAGTTGAAGACCATTATTCCAGAATTGACTACGCATTTCGAAGAAGATATGATAGTGTTGGAAAAATGGAATTCAAATAAACCAGTTTCGTGTATTTATTATTGTGGCGAAAAAGACCGTTATTTTGTAAAACGTTTCTTAGTTGAAAACGAAAACAAAGAGGAAATTTTCATCACTGAACACGAGAAATCGCAATTAGAAATTGTTTCAACCGATTGGCGTCCGGTCGCTGAGGTTATTTTTGCTAAAGTAAAAGGAGTTCAAAAAGAAAATCAAGTGGTTGATTTAGAACAATTCATAGCTGTAAAAGGAATCAAAGCGTTAGGAAATCAATTAACTACGGATAAAATTAAGCAGGTTAATCTATTAGATCCACTTCCGTATGAAGAAGTTTTAGACGAACCAGAAATAGCAACCGATGAAATTTCTGAAGAAGGAAACGATATTCAAGATTTCAATATAGAATTAGACGACGACGGACAAATTACGTTGTCTTTAGAGTAA
- a CDS encoding formate--tetrahydrofolate ligase, which produces MSTFPSDIEIAQNATMSHIKEIAKKINIEEDDLEFYGKYKAKLPLHLQQENPKGKLILVSAMSPTKYGEGKTTMSIGLTDGLNYIGKKAIAVLREPSLGPVFGLKGGAAGGGYVQVLPMEDINLHFTGDFSAIEKANNLLSAVIDNNLQNTKYSLNLDPKSIAWKRVMDMNDRSLRQIIIGVGAKANGTMREDGFNITPASEVMAILCLAKDLEDLKFRLGNIFVGKTLEGKAIFARDLNVVGAMATLLKDAIKPNLVQTIDGNPAILHGGPFASIAQGTNTAIATKMGLSLGDYVVTEAGFGADLGAEKFLHIKCEQSGLKPDAVVLVATIRAIKHHAGLAAEDFKTENVSAIEKGFCNLEKHIENIQKFGINPVVCVNAFPDDTQAEYDKLKALCATKGVTAIVSTAFVHGGKGSAEVAEKVVEEINKGNANYKPLYQPSDSIEHKINSVAKEIYGANSVEFSPKSKSQLKMINDLGFSHFSVCMAKTPASFSDNEKLIGRPTNFDITVREFEIASGAGFIVPLLGEVMRMPGLPTVPNAERIDIDNNGVITGLS; this is translated from the coding sequence ATGTCAACATTTCCATCAGACATTGAAATTGCTCAAAATGCAACGATGTCTCACATAAAAGAAATCGCTAAAAAAATCAATATTGAAGAAGACGATTTAGAATTCTACGGCAAGTATAAAGCCAAATTACCTCTTCATTTGCAACAAGAAAACCCTAAAGGGAAACTGATTTTAGTTTCTGCCATGTCGCCAACCAAATATGGGGAAGGAAAAACTACAATGTCTATTGGATTAACAGATGGTTTGAATTACATTGGTAAAAAAGCAATTGCCGTTTTACGTGAACCTTCATTAGGACCTGTTTTCGGTTTAAAAGGAGGAGCAGCTGGTGGTGGTTATGTTCAAGTGTTACCGATGGAAGATATCAACTTACATTTTACTGGTGATTTTTCGGCAATTGAAAAAGCGAATAACTTGTTATCGGCTGTGATTGATAACAACTTGCAAAACACGAAATATTCATTAAATCTAGATCCAAAATCAATCGCGTGGAAACGTGTGATGGACATGAACGATCGTTCACTTCGTCAGATTATTATTGGTGTTGGTGCGAAAGCTAATGGCACTATGCGTGAAGATGGTTTCAATATTACACCAGCTTCAGAAGTGATGGCGATTTTATGTTTGGCAAAAGATTTAGAAGATTTGAAATTTCGATTAGGAAATATATTCGTTGGAAAAACTTTAGAAGGAAAAGCTATTTTCGCTAGAGATTTGAATGTAGTAGGAGCAATGGCAACCTTATTGAAAGATGCGATCAAACCTAATTTAGTTCAAACAATTGATGGAAATCCTGCAATTTTACATGGCGGACCGTTTGCAAGTATTGCGCAAGGTACAAATACAGCAATTGCAACCAAAATGGGATTATCTCTTGGAGATTACGTTGTGACAGAAGCTGGTTTTGGTGCTGATTTAGGAGCAGAGAAGTTTCTACATATCAAATGCGAACAAAGTGGTTTAAAACCAGATGCGGTCGTTTTAGTAGCAACAATTAGAGCGATTAAACATCATGCTGGATTAGCGGCGGAAGATTTTAAAACAGAAAATGTAAGCGCGATTGAAAAAGGCTTTTGCAATTTAGAAAAGCACATCGAAAACATTCAAAAATTTGGAATTAATCCAGTGGTTTGTGTGAATGCTTTTCCAGATGATACACAAGCTGAATATGATAAATTAAAAGCATTATGTGCTACTAAAGGAGTTACAGCAATTGTAAGTACAGCTTTTGTTCATGGAGGAAAAGGTTCTGCGGAAGTAGCTGAAAAGGTGGTAGAAGAAATTAATAAAGGAAATGCCAATTATAAACCTTTATATCAACCATCGGACAGTATTGAACATAAAATAAATTCAGTTGCTAAAGAAATTTATGGAGCGAATTCAGTAGAGTTTTCTCCAAAATCTAAATCACAATTAAAGATGATTAACGATTTAGGTTTTAGTCATTTTTCGGTTTGTATGGCTAAAACACCAGCGAGTTTTTCAGACAATGAAAAGTTAATTGGTCGCCCAACGAATTTTGATATTACGGTTCGTGAATTTGAAATTGCGAGTGGTGCTGGATTCATTGTGCCTTTGTTAGGTGAAGTAATGCGAATGCCAGGTTTACCAACAGTTCCAAACGCAGAACGAATTGATATTGATAATAACGGAGTGATTACAGGATTGTCTTAA
- a CDS encoding TerC family protein: MEVFLNPDAWIALLTLTFLEIILGIDNIIFISIVTGKLPPEKRKKATRVGLFLAMFMRIALLFGITILIAMKAPWFSFDFGWFSADITGQALILLLGGLFLIYKSTKEIHEKVDHKGEEEKELKTSATKSFASVIGQILLIDIIFSVDSILTAVGMTNGIEGALLIMITAVVISVGIMMLFAVPVGNFVNANPSIQILGLSFLILIGFMLITESMHLSNAELAGQHVGAVPKGYLYFAITFSLANEFINMKMRKKN; encoded by the coding sequence ATGGAAGTATTTTTAAATCCCGATGCATGGATAGCACTGTTAACCTTAACTTTTTTAGAAATTATTTTAGGAATCGATAACATCATTTTTATTTCGATTGTTACCGGAAAATTACCGCCAGAAAAACGAAAAAAAGCAACACGAGTTGGGCTATTTTTAGCCATGTTTATGCGTATTGCCTTGCTTTTTGGAATCACCATTTTAATTGCCATGAAAGCACCTTGGTTTAGCTTTGATTTTGGATGGTTTTCTGCTGACATTACAGGTCAAGCCTTGATATTGTTACTTGGAGGACTGTTTTTAATTTACAAGAGTACTAAAGAAATTCATGAAAAAGTAGACCACAAAGGTGAAGAAGAAAAAGAATTGAAAACTTCGGCTACCAAATCATTTGCAAGCGTTATTGGTCAAATTTTATTAATTGACATTATATTCTCTGTCGACAGTATTTTAACCGCAGTTGGTATGACAAACGGAATCGAAGGCGCTTTATTAATTATGATTACAGCTGTAGTAATATCTGTGGGAATTATGATGTTATTCGCGGTTCCTGTTGGAAATTTTGTAAATGCAAATCCTTCCATTCAAATTTTAGGATTATCATTTTTAATCTTAATCGGATTTATGTTGATTACCGAAAGTATGCATTTATCCAATGCTGAATTAGCGGGTCAACACGTAGGAGCCGTTCCAAAAGGTTATTTGTATTTTGCAATTACCTTCTCATTGGCTAATGAGTTTATCAATATGAAGATGCGTAAGAAAAATTAA
- a CDS encoding DNA topoisomerase IV encodes MKFKIQYFICSLLLLTLLISCYNQERNCKDFKTGKFISETEIEGKKFTSTFERNDSIQIESYKGKIDTFKVRWTNDCEYIIQNNNPKNREEKKPVQMKILTTTTNSYTFEYSFVGDSKKQRGTVTKLN; translated from the coding sequence ATGAAATTCAAAATACAATATTTTATTTGTAGTTTATTACTACTTACGTTACTAATTTCTTGTTACAATCAGGAACGTAATTGTAAAGATTTTAAAACAGGAAAATTTATTTCGGAAACGGAAATTGAAGGTAAAAAATTCACAAGTACTTTTGAACGAAATGATTCTATTCAAATTGAAAGCTATAAAGGGAAAATAGATACTTTTAAAGTACGATGGACGAATGATTGTGAATACATTATACAAAACAATAATCCCAAAAACAGAGAAGAAAAAAAACCTGTACAAATGAAAATTTTGACCACTACTACTAATTCATACACTTTTGAATATTCATTTGTTGGTGATTCAAAAAAACAACGTGGTACTGTAACAAAACTAAACTAG
- a CDS encoding DUF6095 family protein, whose product MATDKNILAKGVKYLSSALPLLFLGPIIINSSFKNQESPLYPYVLGLGIIIALAAMFLIFKGITTLVKSMFDGDKQK is encoded by the coding sequence ATGGCAACAGATAAAAACATATTAGCAAAAGGAGTAAAATATCTTTCAAGTGCTTTGCCTTTATTATTTCTTGGTCCAATAATTATTAATAGTTCTTTTAAAAACCAAGAAAGCCCTTTATATCCTTATGTTTTAGGATTAGGAATTATAATTGCATTAGCGGCTATGTTTTTAATTTTTAAAGGAATTACGACCTTGGTAAAAAGCATGTTTGATGGAGATAAACAAAAGTAA
- the murQ gene encoding N-acetylmuramic acid 6-phosphate etherase, producing the protein MNFTKTTEQASKYEHLEKMSVTELLTNINNEDKSVPLAVEKALPQIETLVTEIVSKMKQGGRLFYIGAGTSGRLGIVDASECPPTFGVPFDLVIGIIAGGDTAIRKAVEFAEDDRKQAWKDLQQWNINKNDVVVGIAASGTTPYVIGGLEMCNQNNISTGSISCNAESPLSKTAKFPIDVVVGPEFVTGSSRMKAGTAQKLVLNMISTATMIQLGKVKGNKMVDMQLSNTKLIDRGTRMIMDEIPVNYEEAGKLLETHRSVRNAVNFFKNKI; encoded by the coding sequence ATGAACTTTACCAAAACCACTGAACAAGCTTCCAAATACGAACATTTAGAAAAAATGTCGGTTACTGAATTGTTGACGAATATCAACAACGAAGACAAATCTGTTCCGTTAGCCGTTGAAAAAGCATTACCTCAAATTGAAACTTTAGTGACTGAAATTGTTTCGAAAATGAAACAAGGTGGTCGTTTGTTTTATATTGGCGCAGGTACTTCAGGACGTTTAGGAATTGTAGATGCTTCAGAATGTCCACCTACTTTTGGAGTTCCTTTTGATTTGGTAATTGGAATTATTGCAGGTGGCGACACTGCCATTAGAAAAGCAGTAGAATTTGCCGAAGACGACAGAAAACAAGCTTGGAAAGATTTACAACAATGGAATATCAATAAAAATGATGTGGTTGTTGGAATTGCCGCTTCGGGAACTACTCCTTATGTAATTGGCGGCTTAGAAATGTGTAATCAAAATAACATCAGTACGGGAAGTATTAGTTGTAACGCAGAAAGTCCGTTATCAAAAACAGCTAAATTTCCGATTGATGTGGTAGTTGGTCCTGAATTTGTTACTGGAAGCAGTCGCATGAAAGCAGGAACGGCTCAGAAGTTGGTTTTAAATATGATTTCTACTGCAACTATGATTCAGTTGGGTAAAGTAAAAGGAAATAAAATGGTGGATATGCAATTGAGCAACACCAAATTAATTGATAGAGGTACGCGAATGATTATGGATGAAATTCCAGTTAATTACGAAGAAGCAGGAAAACTTCTAGAAACCCACAGAAGTGTGAGGAACGCAGTTAATTTTTTCAAGAATAAAATATAA
- a CDS encoding PH domain-containing protein: MGLFSALLGNAGAVNQETLVKEYGKLLITGEEIELGFKLIRDTFIFTNKRLILVEKQGITGSKIEYKSITYKSISRFSIETAGTFDLEAELKIWVSSEAHPSVVKQFNKSVNVYDVQNVLAHHVLK; the protein is encoded by the coding sequence ATGGGATTATTTTCTGCGCTTCTTGGCAATGCAGGTGCTGTAAATCAGGAAACTTTAGTAAAAGAGTATGGTAAACTTTTAATTACAGGTGAAGAAATTGAGTTAGGTTTCAAACTAATTCGCGATACTTTTATTTTTACCAACAAACGATTAATTTTAGTTGAAAAACAAGGAATTACAGGCAGTAAAATAGAATACAAATCGATTACTTACAAAAGCATTTCACGTTTCAGTATAGAGACAGCTGGAACTTTTGACTTAGAGGCCGAATTGAAAATTTGGGTTTCCAGTGAAGCACATCCTAGTGTTGTGAAACAATTTAATAAATCTGTTAATGTGTATGATGTGCAAAATGTTTTAGCACATCACGTTCTAAAATAA
- a CDS encoding ZIP family metal transporter, translating into MQYIITFSAVILGFLIALFLKPQKKKNIKLLLAFSGAFLLSLTVLHLLPELFSEGNNHVHEGEDAHATLPVGVFIMIGILFQILLEFFSKGAEHGHVHVHTDEHNELHQIPWLLFISLCIHALLEGFPIHENNNLSYGIAVHHFPIAIILTLFFVNAKMNKMMIFAFMFSFALMTPLGTLLAEQMHFAQHYSKEISAVVVGILFHISSTIIFESNEGHKFNLAKITMIVFGFVLAYIIEMGHSH; encoded by the coding sequence ATGCAATATATCATCACCTTTTCAGCTGTTATTTTAGGTTTTTTAATCGCATTATTTTTAAAACCTCAAAAGAAAAAAAACATCAAATTATTGTTGGCGTTCAGTGGTGCTTTTTTATTATCGCTAACCGTTTTACACTTACTTCCTGAATTATTTAGTGAAGGAAACAATCATGTTCACGAAGGAGAAGATGCACACGCTACTTTACCGGTTGGCGTTTTTATTATGATTGGAATATTGTTCCAAATTTTATTGGAATTTTTCTCAAAAGGTGCAGAACACGGTCACGTTCACGTACACACCGACGAACATAACGAATTGCATCAAATTCCTTGGTTGTTGTTTATTAGTTTGTGTATTCATGCCTTGTTAGAAGGTTTTCCAATTCACGAAAACAACAATTTATCCTACGGAATTGCGGTTCACCACTTTCCTATTGCCATTATTTTAACCTTGTTTTTCGTAAATGCGAAGATGAATAAAATGATGATTTTTGCTTTCATGTTTTCCTTCGCATTAATGACACCACTAGGAACTTTATTAGCAGAACAAATGCATTTTGCCCAACATTACTCAAAAGAAATTTCGGCAGTGGTAGTTGGGATTTTATTTCATATTTCGTCTACTATCATTTTTGAAAGCAACGAAGGACATAAATTCAATTTGGCTAAAATTACCATGATTGTATTTGGTTTTGTATTAGCATATATAATTGAAATGGGACATTCGCATTAA
- a CDS encoding class I SAM-dependent methyltransferase: MSDSNNKQPIINNEQPLNWFESWFDTEYYHILYKERNDEEAQLLMDNLTHYLNLPEDAKILDLACGKGRHAIYLNSLGFDVTGADLSENSIKEASEFTNEKLHFKVHDMRETCNEKYDAIFNLFTSFGYFEDDADNYKTIKAIHNSLTETGFAVIDFMNVDYVLENLVADEIKSVDGIDFHIKRYLKDGHIYKEIDFEDKGEKFHFTEKVQALRLEDFEKMMEEAGIYLLDIFGDYKLRKFFKTQSERLIMIFK, encoded by the coding sequence ATGTCAGATAGCAATAATAAACAACCAATAATAAACAACGAACAACCTTTAAATTGGTTCGAATCTTGGTTTGATACCGAATATTATCACATTCTATACAAGGAACGCAACGACGAAGAAGCACAATTGTTAATGGACAATTTAACTCACTATTTAAACCTTCCAGAAGACGCTAAAATCTTAGACTTAGCTTGTGGAAAAGGGCGTCATGCGATTTATTTAAATTCGTTAGGTTTTGATGTTACGGGTGCCGATTTATCTGAAAACAGCATTAAAGAAGCGTCTGAATTTACGAATGAAAAACTACATTTTAAAGTGCACGATATGCGTGAAACGTGTAACGAAAAATACGATGCTATTTTTAATTTGTTTACGAGTTTTGGCTATTTTGAAGACGATGCCGATAATTACAAAACCATTAAAGCCATTCACAACAGTTTAACCGAAACAGGATTTGCGGTTATCGATTTTATGAATGTGGATTATGTTTTGGAAAATTTGGTTGCCGATGAAATAAAATCGGTAGACGGAATTGATTTTCACATCAAACGTTATTTGAAAGACGGACACATATACAAAGAAATTGATTTTGAAGATAAAGGTGAAAAGTTTCATTTCACCGAAAAAGTGCAAGCACTTCGTTTAGAAGATTTCGAAAAAATGATGGAGGAAGCGGGCATTTATCTTTTGGATATTTTTGGCGATTATAAATTGCGAAAATTCTTTAAAACTCAATCGGAACGTTTAATTATGATTTTTAAATAA